Proteins found in one Nitrospirota bacterium genomic segment:
- the dop gene encoding depupylase/deamidase Dop, with amino-acid sequence MLLPRVLGTETEFGIAARDADALDPVSNSLQLIGHYPALPAPQAIWDYENENPLLDVRGFEVEGERERPGPDYNRLLNKLLANGARLYVDGAHPEYSTPECTNARELVAYERAGERILADCLRALAKARGGEKFLVYKNNSDGKGNSYGYHENYLIARSVPFDRIVQALVPFLVTRQIYAGAGKVGAENQTRTTDYQISQRADFFECLVDLNTMVKRPIINTRDEPHADPAKYRRLHVIVGDANMAELSTYLKVGTLAIVLEMLEGGVEFPRLELDDPVRAIKEVSRDLDMKGSLKLADGRTTSAIGIQRAYLKAALDYFACHELSQVTKDVLVRWEEVLDKLERDPMQLGRELDWVAKRQMIQSYMDRKGCGWTDPRVLLLDLQYHDVRPEKGLYYTLERGNLIDRLVQDSEIVKAEQSPPTGTRAYFRGCCLRKFPRQVYAASWTSVLFDVGNTTIKKIPLMEPLRGTESLTRELLDGSDSAESLLAKLTG; translated from the coding sequence ATGCTTTTGCCGCGCGTGTTGGGCACGGAAACCGAGTTTGGCATCGCCGCCCGCGACGCCGACGCGCTCGATCCGGTCTCGAACTCGCTCCAGCTCATCGGGCATTACCCCGCGTTGCCGGCTCCCCAAGCCATCTGGGACTATGAAAACGAGAACCCCCTGCTGGACGTCCGGGGGTTCGAAGTCGAGGGCGAGCGCGAGCGGCCGGGGCCCGATTACAACCGCCTCCTGAACAAGCTCCTCGCCAACGGCGCCCGTCTCTACGTGGACGGAGCCCATCCCGAATATTCCACGCCGGAGTGTACGAACGCTCGGGAGCTGGTGGCGTACGAGCGGGCCGGCGAGCGGATCCTGGCCGACTGCCTGCGGGCTCTGGCGAAAGCCCGTGGCGGGGAAAAGTTCCTCGTGTACAAGAACAACTCAGACGGCAAGGGGAACAGCTACGGGTACCACGAGAACTACCTGATCGCCCGGTCCGTGCCCTTCGATCGGATCGTGCAGGCGCTGGTGCCCTTCCTGGTCACCCGGCAGATTTATGCGGGGGCGGGGAAGGTCGGGGCGGAGAACCAGACGAGAACGACGGACTATCAGATTTCCCAGCGGGCGGACTTCTTCGAGTGTCTGGTGGACCTGAACACGATGGTCAAGCGGCCGATCATCAACACGCGCGACGAGCCGCATGCCGATCCGGCCAAGTACCGCCGGCTGCACGTGATCGTGGGCGATGCCAACATGGCGGAGCTTTCCACCTATTTGAAGGTCGGGACACTGGCCATCGTGCTCGAGATGCTCGAGGGGGGCGTCGAGTTCCCCCGACTGGAATTGGACGACCCCGTCCGGGCCATCAAGGAGGTCTCCCGCGACCTGGACATGAAGGGGAGCCTCAAGCTGGCGGATGGGCGGACGACCTCGGCGATCGGCATCCAGCGCGCTTACCTGAAGGCGGCGCTCGACTACTTCGCTTGCCACGAGCTGTCTCAGGTCACCAAGGACGTGCTCGTTCGTTGGGAGGAGGTGCTGGACAAGCTCGAGCGGGACCCCATGCAGCTCGGGCGCGAGCTCGACTGGGTCGCCAAACGGCAGATGATCCAGTCCTACATGGACCGAAAGGGATGCGGGTGGACCGATCCGCGGGTCCTGCTGTTGGATCTCCAGTATCACGACGTTCGGCCGGAGAAGGGCCTCTATTACACGCTGGAGCGAGGCAACCTGATCGACCGCTTGGTCCAGGACAGCGAGATCGTCAAGGCCGAACAGTCTCCGCCGACCGGGACCCGGGCCTATTTCCGCGGGTGCTGCCTCAGGAAGTTTCCTCGGCAGGTCTATGCCGCGAGCTGGACTTCGGTGCTCTTCGACGTCGGGAACACCACGATCAAGAAGATCCCGCTGATGGAGCCGTTGCGTGGGACGGAGTCGCTCACGCGAGAGCTGCTCGACGGGTCCGACTCGGCGGAGTCGCTGCTTGCCAAACTGACCGGCTGA